One genomic segment of Anguilla anguilla isolate fAngAng1 chromosome 2, fAngAng1.pri, whole genome shotgun sequence includes these proteins:
- the LOC118221931 gene encoding inositol 1,4,5-trisphosphate receptor-interacting protein-like 2, translated as MTVYTLNLRVFWPLVVCVLTAFLLLNHSLRLGPDQGSDGCPNRTLGLFSLIKFILAFALCYFLIRYCSSETGRTKRRVPETTEGPARASSSRKELLEDYYERQVRLSPHVLGHSKAHVAKIVSELVRAGRAEIPPESSLGLRGDFVQIGSAYEEHKVGHPDCFDILVPLRLPRGLKLEPRSCAGEKGGPPLCSLETPRKSEWTRRHKAFTEAFLSSAEAGSVCRLTPAPVVRWFYPTVQRCLSAVRYPFEQRCSLGLSLSEDRILLRLTPRSDYVCCHISMGVRLIPAVPLGDGVFLVPAARGSQQEDLWTVYFPRQEQRLLSWLKGRVPPGSCHLKCLQIVKAVRDLSGQALDCRGGAEWRAVLSSYFLKMAWLRLLLSTPPEAWEEHRLLERIEDLLRGLRESLQQRFLGHLFLGCDTGLLPDFLALPKPFKDTTSANLLASFNPASLDMVCARLAYSWTHLHRLIRLGCPHRDSVGRGVRCKHMDTE; from the coding sequence ATGACTGTGTACACCTTGAACCTCAGGGTCTTCTGGCCACTGGTCGTCTGTGTGCTCACAGCCTTCCTGCTGCTGAACCACTCTCTCCGCCTGGGTCCCGACCAAGGATCGGACGGCTGTCCCAACCGGACACTGGGGCTATTCTCATTGATCAAGTTCATTTTGGCCTTTGCTCTCTGCTACTTTCTTATCAGGTACTGTTCCTCTGAAACCGGCAGGACAAAGAGGCGTGTCCCTGAGACCACTGAGGGCCCTGCCAGAGCAAGCTCCTCCAGAAAAGAGCTGCTGGAAGATTACTACGAGAGGCAGGTGCGCCTGTCGCCCCATGTTCTTGGGCATAGTAAGGCACATGTGGCTAAGATTGTGAGTGAACTGGTACGGGCGGGACGTGCCGAGATCCCGCCAGAGTCCTCTCTGGGTCTTCGCGGGGACTTTGTCCAGATTGGCAGTGCCTATGAGGAGCATAAAGTGGGCCATCCTGACTGCTTTGACATTTTGGTCCCACTGCGGCTGCCCAGGGGCCTGAAGCTGGAGCCCAGAAGCTGTGCTGGAGAAAAGGGAGGCCCGCCGCTCTGTAGTCTGGAGACTCCGCGCAAGTCAGAGTGGACCAGGCGACACAAGGCCTTCACTGAGGCGTTCTTGAGCTCGGCAGAGGCAGGCAGCGTGTGCAGACTGACTCCGGCGCCTGTGGTGCGTTGGTTTTACCCCACAGTGCAgcgctgtctctctgctgtgCGCTACCCCTTTGAGCAGCGCTGCTCTCTGGGCCTGTCGCTGAGCGAGGACCGCATCCTGCTGCGCCTCACGCCACGCTCCGACTACGTCTGCTGCCACATCTCCATGGGCGTGCGGCTGATCCCCGCCGTGCCCCTGGGGGATGGCGTGTTTCTGGTCCCTGCGGCAAGGGGCTCCCAGCAGGAGGACCTCTGGACGGTGTACTTTCCCCGACAGGAGCAGAGGCTCCTGAGCTGGCTGAAAGGCAGGGTGCCACCTGGCTCCTGCCACCTGAAGTGTCTGCAGATAGTGAAGGCCGTACGGGACCTGAGCGGGCAGGCCCTGGATTGCCGTGGCGGTGCAGAGTGGCGGGCCGTGCTGTCCTCCTATTTCCTGAAGATGGCATGGCTGCGGCTCTTGCTCAGTACGCCTCCGGAGGCCTGGGAGGAGCACCGTCTCTTGGAAAGGATTGAAGACCTACTGCGAGGCTTGAGGGAGAGCCTACAGCAACGCTTCTTGGGGCACCTCTTCCTTGGGTGTGACACTGGGCTGCTGCCAGATTTTCTTGCCTTGCCTAAACCCTTCAAGGACACAACTTCTGCCAATCTCTTGGCCAGCTTCAACCCAGCCTCCCTGGACATGGTGTGTGCCCGCCTGGCCTACTCCTGGACACATCTACACCGACTAATTCGCCTTGGGTGTCCTCACAGGGACAGTGTGGGAAGGGGTGTGCGCTGCAAGCACATGGATACTGAGTAG